A stretch of the Narcine bancroftii isolate sNarBan1 chromosome 14, sNarBan1.hap1, whole genome shotgun sequence genome encodes the following:
- the LOC138749881 gene encoding LIM/homeobox protein Lhx1-like — MVHCAGCERPILDRFLLNVLDRAWHVKCVQCCECKCNLTEKCFSREGKLYCKNDFFRRFGTKCAGCCQGISPSDLVRRARSKVFHLNCFTCMICNKQLSTGEELYIIDENKFVCKDDFLNSNNSKENGSLSLTACSDQSLSPDSQDHLQDDTKDSESANISDKDTANNENEEQNLGAKRRGPRTTIKAKQLETLKAAFAATPKPTRHIREQLAQETGLNMRVIQVWFQNRRSKERRMKQLSALGARRHAFFRSPRRMRPLGDRLDGADMMGNGPFNYYGDYQTEYYGPGSNYDFFPQGPPSSQAQTPVDLGFVPSSGPGATPLGGLEHPLPGHHPSNLPGPGDGQRFTDMISHSHGDSPSPEPGLTGPSMHTMAADVFGPGPSPSFSLTNGGYTNHLSHPPPEMNEAAVW, encoded by the exons ATGGTGCACTGTGCGGGGTGCGAGAGGCCTATTCTTGATCGGTTCCTCTTAAATGTCCTGGACCGAGCTTGGCACGTGAAGTGTGTGCAGTGCTGCGAATGCAAATGCAATTTAACAGAGAAATGTTTTTCACGAGAAGGAAAGCTATACTGCAAGAACGACTTCTTCCG TCGTTTTGGTACCAAGTGTGCCGGCTGCTGTCAGGGTATCTCCCCGAGCGATCTGGTGAGGAGAGCAAGGAGCAAAGTCTTTCATTTGAACTGTTTCACTTGTATGATATGCAACAAACAACTTTCCACCGGAGAAGAGCTCTACATCATCGACGAAAACAAATTTGTTTGCAAAGACGATTTTTTAAACAGCAATAATTCGAAAGAAAACGGTTCGCTCTCAC TAACAGCGTGCAGTGATCAAAGTTTATCACCGGATTCTCAAGATCATTTGCAAGATGACACGAAAGACTCAGAAAGCGCCAACATTTCAGATAAAGATACGGCCAATAACGAGAACGAGGAACAGAACCTGGGAGCCAAGCGCCGGGGACCCCGCACAACCATCAAAGCCAAACAGCTGGAAACACTCAAAGCGGCTTTTGCAGCCACCCCCAAACCCACGAGACACATCCGAGAGCAACTCGCTCAGGAAACCGGCCTCAACATGAGGGTGATACAG GTCTGGTTCCAGAACAGGAGGTCCAAGGAGAGGCGGATGAAGCAGCTGAGTGCTTTAGGGGCTCGCAGACACGCGTTTTTCCGCAGCCCCAGACGGATGAGACCCCTGGGAGACCGCCTCGACGGGGCTGACATGATGGGAAACGGCCCTTTCAATTACTACGGGG ATTACCAGACTGAATATTATGGCCCTGGAAGCAATTACGATTTCTTTCCTCAAGGTCCACCCTCCTCTCAGGCTCAGACTCCAGTCGATCTGGGTTTTGTGCCCTCTTCTGGGCCTGGGGCGACCCCACTCGGCGGACTCGAGCATCCTCTACCCGGCCACCACCCGAGCAATCTCCCGGGGCCAGGCGATGGCCAGAGGTTCACCGACATGATCTCTCATTCGCACGGGGACTCTCCCAGCCCAGAGCCGGGCTTAACAGGACCGTCAATGCACACGATGGCGGCGGACGTGTTCGGCCCGGGTCCCAGCCCGTCGTTCTCACTCACGAATGGGGGATATACCAACCATTTGTCACACCCACCTCCGGAAATGAACGAGGCTGCTGTTTGGTAA